From a region of the Babesia bovis T2Bo chromosome 1, whole genome shotgun sequence genome:
- a CDS encoding PhoD-like phosphatase family protein, with protein MLVISLALPLYLLQAAICCADRAVPDYEARYGTQLVPLKADEHYNEKLSRLAFGSCQKLHLGNNGIFQRIIDSNPDLFLYTGDIVYPEYGCCSPKCLQSKYEQLVSHPVYQHFKANIRRIDGVYDDHDLGINDGHANYRYKKEALEQLLDFLGKPKDHYRRKREGAYYSAEYVDPATNKKVKIIVLDVRYHRACFYYCTCQKCNWYKIYMYTFVIRRIINYYFGFGCNHPGDALGKEQWEWLQGQLYKSDADSHIIISSMQVFTYYPITESWGLLPQAKDRLVDLLLAAKPKNTVFVSGDVHWGEIMERDGIVEITSSSLTHSLLLEAPMLKIPMIVVSSLWKKSTYGYNNFGIIDFDVNKENGNITQEVKLMDEYGNVLQRSFNDGSSDPLEPYIGVKYKENTFLNNTRIVKCTSLKWKFGLLFSVMLLVACSVAIVHSVIRSFIFARIKYRTYKVD; from the exons ATGTTGGTGATATCATTAGCGTTGCCACTTTATCTGTTGCAGGCTGCTATATGCTGTGCTGATAGAGCTGTACCAGATTATGAAGCACGGTATGGTACTCAACTGGTACCACTCAAGGCAGATGAACATTATAATGAAAAATTGAGTAGACTAGCATTCGGAAGTTGCCAAAAATTACATCTAGGCAACAACGGTATATTCCAAAGAATTATAGATAGTAATCCTGACCTATTCCTATATACAGGTGATATTGTGTATCCAG AATACGGTTGCTGCAGCCCTAAATGCTTGCAAAGTAAATATGAACAATTGGTGTCACATCCTGTATACCAACATTTCAAAGCGAATATACGTCGTATAGACGGTGTCTACGATGACCACGACCTGG GTATCAATGACGGCCATGCAAACTATCGATATAAAAAGGAAGCTTTAGAGCAACTATTGGATTTTCTAGGTAAACCTAAAGATCACTATCGACGTAAACGAGAAGGAGCGTATTATTCCGCTGAATACGTTGATCCCGCAACAAACAAAAAGGTAAAAATTATAGTACTCGACGTTAGATACCATCGAGCGTGCTTCTACTATTGCACTTGTCAAAAATGCAATTGgtacaaaatatacatgtatACTTTTGTAATAAGGAGGATTATAAACTACTACTTCGGATTTGGATGCAACCATCCGGGCGACGCTCTGGGTAAAGAACAATGGGAATGGCTTCAAGGGCAACTCTACAAATCAGATGCAGATAGCCATATCATTATATCATCCATGCAGGTATTCACCTACTACCCAATAACAGAGAGTTGGGGGCTTCTACCACAAGCCAAGGATAGGCTAGTCGATTTGCTACTAGCAGCAAAGCCCAAAAATACAGTATTCGTCTCTGGAGATGTTCACTGGGGAGAAATCATGGAAAGAGAT GGTATCGTGGAAATTACATCCAGCAGTCTCACCCACTCGTTGCTTTTGGAGGCACCCATGCTAAAGATTCCAATGATAGTTGTATCCTCACTGTGGAAAAAGAGTACATATGGATATAACAACTTCGGGATCATCGATTTTGATGTGAATAAAGAAAATG GAAATATAACACAGGAAGTCAAGCTAATGGATGAATATGGAAACGTATTGCAAAGGAGTTTCAACGATGGGTCCAGTGATCCGTTAGAGCCGTACATTGGAGTGAAATATAAGGAGAATACATTCCTAAACAATACTCGCATCGTAAAATGCACGTCCTTAAAATGGAAGTTCGGATTGCTGTTTTCAGTGATGCTACTAGTGGCATGCTCTGTAGCTATCGTCCACTCTGTAATACGAAGCTTCATATTTGCAAGAATTAAGTATCGCACATATAAAGTAGATTAA
- a CDS encoding ribosomal RNA large subunit methyltransferase J domain containing protein, which produces MSVNKGDKPPALHNEKRFVFQSNLNRLLSETKRVPPSSTPCAKCEQRKRICICSTVNGAVGKAPVYELTELADTKIMLSELRDSLNDIDIEKWSYHTKIMDETSLVVKQIADITTVVNGRKEPGAELVTNAWVKLYEILEFYKVVETLIPRLAEDGGTINSFHLSECPGGFIAALNHAIKQRNSTANLSWQATSLNPYHEGNSHMECLAEDILYRDTVTNWLTGSDESGNINKTANIEYIWDRVSRASKFNKGRAPVLVDIVTADGSFCCQADPNNQETLTAPLKLSEVVCALGLMRVGAIFILKMFTLFEESSLSIFTILKMCFKTVEVYKPHLSKSNGSEVYVVCIGFNGITSVLLCALCKIIDEYTASKERRAIIPKEWVPSSFRAEFVDCAMMFAQIQCRSLRHCMGQYMQISDENQYFKRKREFAKQFLAQFPVNPIPSDCRLVKYISFSDTVITGKDTSSLYHVPKRHLPNLESRRVFAKRYEELQKGRQELYRTSRQKENTSQFIILSEEATCADFGRNTADLFAFAKTYRPAYPEFSLSPLSFDLDPSLIDDLRMDLKHQKYVKESWFVSAPLHAHHIRMSHFVCNDLLYDVMHIRLLCGQRIPVVTQMDVFLHDGACGEAMSDINILPNSCTVDLALVAKQFLDIKRYKSYTEITSNPSQQFPAISLMKRHNLPGYLIYSFCQNGTGESLIHFDSSYELQVILDSFVGEGTLKTTLGFNYDQLLSQQEGYKSLTTQLQDTTLKNSVDFIFCDCRRSSNFHREVLSEEFKLKHVLVAQLIQAFFCLSPGGDLVIALSTTITRFTICIITVLRVCFQDVYLYRPESVPPWTQRSYVICRKYSEGDNSYIRYYLQCLWDAICLHKKSGREVLQTLRPAHFTHLSRQLWEFNTGLLLSHFNDLEIHTKSEPVVRPREFYAMDFLKQHDLVDLLYPSAVIDALGSCRLLSLEQQQKCDSSVEPRGSEKRARTEDTEEHVDTPENSPSQDNSHSPIWSSDEE; this is translated from the exons ATGTCGGTAAATAAGGGGGATAAGCCCCCGGCGCTTCATAATGAGAAGCGTTTTGTATTCCAAAGCAATCTGAATCGCCTTCTGTCTGAAACCAAAAGAGTGCCACCTAGCTCAACCCCTTGCGCTAAATGCGAGCAAAGAAAGAGGATATGTATATGTTCCACTGTGAATGGCGCTGTTGGCAAAGCTCCGGTGTACGAATTAACCGAGCTGGCAGATACGAAGATCATGCTTTCTGAGTTACGTGATTCTCTCAACGACATCGATATTGAAAAGTGGTCGTACCACACTAAAATCATGGATGAAACATCATTGGTTGTTAAACAGATAGCGGATATTACTACAGTTGTAAATGGGCGAAAGGAACCGGGTGCAGAACTTGTTACCAATGCGTGGGTTAAGCTATATGAGATTCTGGAGTTCTATAAAGTGGTAGAAACCCTTATACCAAGATTGGCTGAGGATGGTGGTACTATAAATTCGTTTCATTTATCTGAATGCCCAGGTGGTTTTATAGCAGCGCTGAATCATGCTATTAAGCAGCGGAATAGCACGGCGAATCTTTCGTGGCAGGCTACTTCGCTAAATCCATACCATGAAGGTAATAGCCATATGGAGTGTCTTGCAGAAGACATACTGTATCGAGATACGGTAACCAACTGGTTAACTGGCTCTGATGAATCTGGCAATATCAACAAGACGGCTAATATTGAGTACATATGGGATCGCGTCAGCAGAGCTAGTAAATTCAACAAGGGGAGAGCACCGGTGCTTGTGGACATTGTAACCGCTGACGGTTCGTTCTGTTGTCAGGCTGATCCAAATAATCAAGAGACCTTAACTGCTCCTTTGAAGTTGTCTGAGGTGGTATGTGCGCTTGGACTCATGAGGGTGGGTGCGATATTCATTCTCAAGATGTTTACGCTCTTTGAGGAGAGCAGTTTATCCATATTCACTATACTCAAGATGTGTTTCAAAACGGTGGAAGTCTACAAACCTCATTTGTCTAAAAGCAATGGTTCTGAAGTATATGTAGTATGTATAGGATTTAATGGTATTACCTCAGTTCTCTTATGCGCTCTTTGCAAAATTATTGACGAATATACCGCATCCAAAGAGCGTCGAGCTATTATACCAAAGGAATGGGTGCCAAGTTCTTTTAGGGCTGAGTTTGTTGATTGCGCTATGATGTTTGCTCAGATACAGTGTCGCAGTCTTCGGCACTGCATGGGTCAATACATGCAAATATCGGATGAAAATCAGTATTTCAAGCGGAAACGTGAGTTCGCTAAACAATTTCTTGCACAGTTTCCCGTAAACCCTATCCCATCGGACTGTCGATTGGTAAAATACATTTCCTTTAGCGATACTGTAATCACTGGGAAGGACACCAGTTCTTTATATCACGTACCAAAGCGTCATTTACCAAATTTGGAATCTAGACGCGTGTTTGCCAAGCGGTATGAGGAACTGCAAAAAGGACGTCAAGAGTTATATCGAACTTCTCGTCAAAAAGAGAATACCTCGCAATTCATAATCCTGTCAGAGGAGGCAACATGTGCTGATTTTGGCCGCAACACAGCTGACCTCTTCGCTTTTGCGAAAACATATAGACCTGCATATCCAGAATTTAGTCTTTCTCCGTTGAGCTTTGACCTTGATCCTAGTTTGATAGACGATTTACGTATGGACCTGAAGCACCAAAAGTATGTAAAAGAATCATGGTTCGTATCGGCACCATTACATGCTCATCACATTCGGATGAGCCACTTTGTCTGCAACGACTTGCTTTACGACGTTATGCACATACGCTTGTTATGCGGCCAGCGCATCCCGGTAGTGACACAGATGGATGTTTTTCTCCATGACGGTGCTTGTGGTGAAGCTATGTcagatataaatatacttcCCAATTCGTGTACTGTTGACCTCGCCTTGGTGGCTAAACAGTTTCTCGATATCAAAAGGTACAAATCATACACGGAAATAACATCCAACCCATCGCAACAGTTTCCGGCAATTTCATTAATGAAGCGTCACAATCTGCCGGGATATCTCATATACagcttttgccaaaacGGCACTGGTGAATCGTTGATACACTTTGACTCGTCTTATGAACTTCAAGTTATTTTGGATTCTTTCGTGGGTGAAGGCACACTGAAAACTACTTTGGGTTTTAATTACGACCAGCTGCTCTCGCAGCAGGAAGGATACAAATCTCTAACTACACAGCTGCAGGATACCACTTTAAAGAATAGCGttgattttatattttgtgaCTGTCGACGTTCATCAAATTTTCATCGGGAAGTTTTGTCAGAGGAATTCAAACTAAAACATGTGCTTGTGGCACAATTGATACAGGCATTTTTCTGCCTTTCACCAGGAGGTGACTTGGTAATTGCACTCAGTACGACAATCACTAGATTCACTATCTGTATTATAACCGTCCTGAGAGTTTGTTTCCaagatgtatatttatataggcCGGAGTCAGTACCACCTTGGACCCAGCGTAGTTATGTAATATGCAGGAAATATAGTGAAGGGGATAACTCTTATATTCGATACTATTTACAGTGCCTCTGGGATGCAATCTGCCTTCATAAGAAATCGGGTCGCGAAGTACTGCAGACACTCCGCCCAGCACACTTTACCCATTTGTCCAGGCAATTGTGGGAGTTTAACACTGGGCTTCTTCTATCACATTTCAATGACCTTGAGATCCATACAAAGAGCGAGCCGGTTGTTAGGCCTCGTGAATTCTACGCAATGGATTTCCTTAAGCAGCACGACTTAGTCGATTTGCTCTATCCTTCGGCTGTAATTGATGCGTTAGGTTCCTGTCGTTTACTATCACTTGAACAA CAACAAAAATGCGACTCTAGTGTGGAACCTCGTGGCAGTGAGAAGCGTGCTCGTACTGAGGACACTGAGGAACATGTTGATACACCTGAAAATTCACCTTCTCAGGACAACTCGCATTCACCGATATGGTCTAGTGACGAAGAATAG
- a CDS encoding RNA-metabolising metallo-beta-lactamase (Beta-Casp) domain family protein, translated as MSTVKITMLGAGQDVGRSCVVVTFPSRRILFDCGAHCGFIDHRRYPELQLLGDSRKYNTYYHEHMRSMVEGDEEVKSDPGSSDRGSSPDGNNMTPRERNYNVASSMKYALKKSLNDITSNIDCAIISHFHLDHIGALPFLTEHLGYKGPVFMTYPTRGLGPIMLRDSAQVVTSRFRDAIETESSTRGASILLNRNKKRKPLTAEQLDRFDPWGYTVDCVADSLSRAHVMQLKSSQTLGNMRITPYYAGHVLGAAMFLVECDGISVLYTGDFNMTPDKHLGPARVPSLNPDIMICESTYASIIRQARRSTEMELCTVVHDCLLAGGKVLIPVFAVGRAQELAIILDTYWSKLQLRFPIYFGGGLSERATSYYKLHSLWTDSRNIPNMGDNCFSLEHMLPFENSFLTEDRPMVLFATPGMVHSGLSLKACKLWAPNPKNLIVVPGYAVQGTPGNKLISGEKVIKTSSGSFEVKCKVRYLSFSAHADSAGIMRLIKHVQPKNLVLVHGEYDGMKKFAKHVNMDVNIPVFHPANGQEIAVTLAQTEDMVPVYHYPELNIEVAGLTLRATTQHDDPFDFGIKHLEQAPDQIPAILLHSIPDEVQRVKSEESSANTPSLFDDTSKGAATLETRTMKDVAQDQYFVISRSHMASMIRDGLEHLSMAPQLHVHRIKHCQTFKCAEQDFLNSTEFIAELVSTDNSYFVEELPIEVNELDNGDRLFKVGSLEARYTTDGTLTLEWYHDEMRINSLVYTAVKMLQRLDLNPSGN; from the exons ATGTCGACAGTAAAGATTACCATGCTTGGCGCAGGCCAAGATGTTGGTCGATCTTGCGTGGTTGTTACATTTCCCTCTAGGCGTATACTATTCGATTGTGGAGCACACTGCGGTTTCATTGATCACCGTAGGTATCCAGAGCTGCAACTGTTAGGAGATTCTCGCAAATATAACACTTATTATCATGAGCATATGCGCTCAATGGTGGAAGGTGATGAAGAAGTCAAGTCTGACCCTGGTTCTTCAGATCGGGGGTCAAGCCCTGATGGTAACAATATGACACCACGCGAAC GAAACTACAATGTTGCAAGTTCCATGAAGTATGCATTGAAGAAGTCATTGAACGATATTACTAGCAATATTGATTGTGCTATCATATCGCATTTTCACTTGGATCACATAGGCGCATTACCTTTTTTAACGGAGCACCTAGG CTACAAGGGTCCAGTATTTATGACCTATCCTACAAGAGGACTTGGGCCGATCATGCTTAGGGATAGCGCCCAGGTGGTAACTAGTAGATTCCGTGATGCTATAGAAACTGAAAGTTCAACTCGTGGTGCCAGCATTTTGCTAAATCGCAATAAAAAGCGCAAGCCGCTTACCGCCGAGCAGCTTGACCGATTTGACCCTTGGGGGTACACCGTGGACTGTGTCGCTGACAGCTTGTCTCGTGCTCATGTAATGCAATTGAAATCATCTCAAACTCTAGGGAACATGCGCATTACGCCATATTATGCCGGACATGTGCTTGGAGCAGCAATGTTCTTAGTGGAATGTGACGGTATATCCGTGCTATATACAGGGGACTTCAACATGACCCCTGACAAACACTTAGGCCCTGCTAGAGTTCCTTCCCTGAATCCCGACATAATGATATGCGAATCAACATACGCCTCGATTATACGTCAGGCAAGGAGGTCAACTGAAATGGAGCTATGTACAGTCGTACACGATTGTCTTCTTGCAGGG GGCAAGGTACTTATACCGGTATTTGCGGTTGGAAGAGCACAGGAACTAGCTATTATTCTTGACACTTATTGGTCTAAACTGCAACTTAGGTTTCCTATCTACTTCGGGGGTGGCCTGTCCGAACGAGCTACAAGTTATTACAAGCTCCATTCTCTGTGGACCGATTCTAGAAATATCCCAAACATGGGAGATAATTGCTTCTCTCTTGAGCATATGCTACCTTTTGAGAATAGCTTTTTGACCGAGGATCGCCCTATGGTGTTATTCGCCACGCCTGGAATGGTACATTCCGGACTATCACTAAAAGCGTGCAAGCTCTGGGCTCCAAATCCAAAAAATTTGATAGTGGTCCCGGGATATGCAGTTCAAGGTACTCCTGGCAACAAGCTAATATCAG GTGAAAAGGTAATCAAGACCAGCTCTGGAAGCTTTGAAGTCAAATGCAAAGTTAGGTATCTCTCTTTCTCAGCTCACGCTGACAGTGCTGGCATCATGCGGCTCATCAAACAT GTTCAACCAAAGAATTTGGTATTAGTTCACGGTGAATATGATGGTATGAAGAAGTTTGCCAAGCATGTGAACATGGATGTCAACATACCCGTATTTCATCCAGCCAACGGTCAAGAAATAGCTGTGACATTAGCTCAAACTGAGGACATGGTACCGGTTTACCATTATCCCGAGCTTAACATCGAGGTGGCTGGGCTTACGTTGCGCGCCACCACTCAGCATGATGACCCTTTTGATTTTGGTATCAAGCATCTAGAGCAAGCTCCTGATCAAATACCTGCTATACTGTTGCACTCAATCCCTGATGAGGTGCAACGAGTAAAATCAGAGGAAAGTTCAGCAAATACGCCTTCACTCTTTGATGATACCTCCAAGGGGGCAGCTACCTTAGAAACACGTACTATGAAGGACGTTGCCCAAGATCAATACTTCGTGATATCTCGTAGCCATATGGCTTCAATGATAAGGGATGGTCTTGAACATCTCTCCATGGCACCACAACTACATGTACATCGCATTAAGCATTGTCAAACGTTTAAGTGTGCAGAGCAGGATTTCCTGAATTCTACGGAATTCATAGCGGAACTTGTTAGCACAGATAACAGCTATTTCGTAGAGGAATTACCAATTGAAGTCAACGAACTAGACAATGGAG ATCGCCTATTCAAGGTGGGTTCA
- a CDS encoding PhoD-like (alkaline) phosphatase family protein: MISFSSSFFFIAILPRIIYALTDYERHYSTKLVSLPADEVVNEPLNKLGFGSCQKLELHPQKIWNSIVRYKPDMFLFTGDIVYAANGCCEPHCLKKEYDELIASKDYRDFAASFKYIDGMYDDHDFGVNDGHKTYAYREHSQKYLLDFFNKPEDHYRRKRKGAYFSMLFSDPDNPKHKVKLIVLDVRYHRECYYYCACDTCKWLRIHTNKFATIRLINYFFGFGCNHPGDTLGAEQWKWLQGQLHGSTAEAHIIVSSFQIFTRFPLTESWGLLPLAKDRLVDLLLTTKPKNPIFLSGDVHYGELNEKDGVVEVTSSSLTHSFLEHGTSPYRPFAISIFATKPNAYMYNNFGGVEFEYDRQHKTLKWSTKIFDVNGKVVTEYTSDASRDLSDIYRNVDKKKRSFFTNTRIVKCRGLLWRISLAYGILCLVTWMVLIPYVALVRLYRILVGTRKEKHH; encoded by the exons ATGATATCGTTTTCTTCGTCGTTCTTTTTTATCGCAATACTACCGCGTATAATATATGCTTTAACCGATTATGAGCGCCATTATTCAACGAAGCTTGTTAGCCTTCCTGCTGACGAAGTAGTCAACGAACCGCTAAATAAACTTGGATTCGGAAGCTGCCAGAAGCTAGAATTGCACCCGCAGAAGATATGGAACTCTATCGTTCGATATAAACCTGATATGTTTCTCTTTACGGGTGATATTGTCTATGCTG CCAATGGATGCTGTGAACCGCACTGTCTAAAAAAGGAGTATGATGAATTGATTGCATCGAAAGATTACCGTGATTTTGCAGCATCATTTAAATACATTGACGGAATGTATGATGATCATGACTttg GAGTGAATGACGGACACAAGACATACGCATATCGTGAGCATAGCCAAAAATATCTACTTGATTTTTTCAATAAACCCGAGGATCACTATCGCCGCAAGAGAAAGGGCGCTTACTTCTCTATGCTCTTTAGTGACCCTGATAACCCCAAACACAAGGTGAAATTGATTGTTCTCGATGTTAGATACCATCGAGAATGCTACTACTACTGTGCGTGCGATACCTGTAAATGGCTTAGGATTCATACAAATAAATTTGCCACCATCCGCTTAATCAACTACTTCTTCGG GTTCGGTTGTAATCACCCAGGTGATACCCTCGGAGCTGAACAATGGAAGTGGCTACAAGGACAGTTGCACGGATCGACTGCTGAAGCGCACATTATTGTATCGTCTTTCCAAATATTCACTCGCTTCCCTTTGACCGAAAGCTGGGGACTACTACCACTGGCAAAGGACAGGCTGGTAGACCTTCTATTAACAACTAAACCCAAAAATCCAATCTTTTTGTCGGGAGATGTTCACTACGGTGAACTTAACGAGAAGGAC GGCGTGGTTGAAGTTACATCCAGTAGTCTTACACATTCCTTCCTGGAACATGGAACAAGCCCATACCGTCCGTTTGCAATATCTATATTTGCCACGAAGCCTAATGCCTACATGTACAACAACTTCGGAGGTGTGGAATTTGAATACGACCGTCAACATA AAACATTAAAATGGAGTACAAAGATCTTTGATGTTAATGGAAAGGTGGTGACTGAATACACATCAGATGCTTCACGTGACCTGAGCGATATTTACCGCAATGTAGATAAAAAGAAACGTTCCTTCTTTACCAACACACGTATTGTCAAATGCCGCGGCCTTCTATGGCGTATATCGTTGGCATATGGCATACTCTGTCTGGTTACCTGGATGGTGCTCATACCCTATGTCGCGCTAGTGCGCCTCTATAGGATTCTTGTGGGTACCCGCAAGGAAAAGCACcattaa
- a CDS encoding SAP domain family protein, with protein sequence MDEESLRRKTLVELKALLLEKGLKTNGKKEELIQRLLSAFNNDEKPDPADDSGKDAQTNASAQHSKVTPSQTSVNALVDDSVSVGSSPLVGSSSSPVNEPEQKNDGNDSHKGTTNGALSEEEKRALRAKRFNLTTDTKPTENKTKLRVKKRSRKMARNVETKNNTNISTKSSPVPNGRGRKQPLAMTNKVTKGPNNNRQNPVMNNRRINPRRNNANKQQQQNVKNTNNKQQDTTTKTEKRTRVDRRLKQKGVEGGVELDEAERARRAKRAARFNLKQ encoded by the exons ATGGATGAAGAATCATTACGCCGTAAGACCTTAGTTGAATTGAAAGCCCTGCTCTTGGAGAAGGGTCTTAAGACCAATGGCAAGAAG GAAGAGTTAATCCAGCGCCTGCTGAGTGCTTTTAACAATGATGAGAAACCAGATCCTGCGGACGACTCTGGCAAGGATGCCCAAACAAACGCATCGGCACAGCATTCTAAAGTGACTCCTTCCCAAACCTCCGTCAATGCTTTAGTGGATGACAGTGTAAGCGTTGGGTCAAGCCCTTTGGTCGGCAGTAGTAGCTCTCCTGTAAACGAGCCCGAACAGAAGAATGATGGTAACGACTCTCACAAAG GTACCACCAACGGTGCTCTTAGTGAGGAAGAAAAGAGAGCCCTTCGAGCCAAGAGATTCAATCTTACCACTGATACCAAACCTACTGAAAACAAGACCAAGCTCAGGGTGAAGAAACGTTCAAGAAAAATGGCAAGAAACGTAGAAACTAAGAATAATACTAACATATCAACCAAGTCGTCTCCAGTTCCTAATGGTAGAGGTAGAAAGCAGCCCTTGGCGATGACTAACAAGGTGACCAAGGGTCCAAATAACAACAGGCAAAATCCTGTTATGAACAATAGACGTATTAATCCCAGGAGAAATAACGCTAACAAGCAGCAACAGCAAAACGTTAAAAATACTAACAACAAACAACAGGATACTACAACAAAAACTGAGAAAAGAACACGTGTTGATAGGCGACTTAAA CAAAAAGGAGTTGAAGGTGGTGTTGAACTTGATGAAGCAGAACGCGCTCGCCGTGCGAAGCGTGCTGCTCGCTTCAACCTAAAGCAGTGA
- a CDS encoding Adenylate cyclase associated (CAP) C terminal family protein → MSTSCAVNSSSNSAAPVFELKNDTWTVAHQNNTTLDMSRVTKTQSIQVCECNDVKIVIPDKIVSLSLVMCNKVEVQLNSCITGMEITSCNGVMVRVSSNLPSAAIDKCQQVAFWITSANAETIMFTSCKSGDMNVNINRNTSGNVDEDDWIERPIPEQYEHRFNAKLNLESKPSMLY, encoded by the exons ATGTCGACATCCTGTGCCGTAAATTCTTCGAGCAATTCTGCTG CACCTGTATTTGAGCTTAAGAATGATACTTGGACGGTTGCACATCAGAATAATACCACTTTGGACATGTCTCGTGTCACAAAAACACAGTCGATCCAGGTGTGCGAGTGCAACGATGTGAAGATTGTCATTCCTGATAAGATAGTATCTCTTTCTTTGGTGATGTGTAACAAGGTTGAAGTACAGCTTAACTCCTGTATCACTGGTATGGAAATCACTAGTTGCAATGGTGTTATGGTACGAGTGTCTAGTAACCTTCCATCAGCGGCCATCGATAAGTGCCAGCAGGTTGCATTCTGGATAACAAGTGCCAATGCGGAGACTATTATGTTCACATCATGCAAATCTGGTGACATGAATGTTAACATTAACCGTAACACTAGTGGCAACGTTGACGAGGACGATTGGATTGAACGTCCAATTCCCGAGCAATATGAGCACCGCTTCAATGCCAAATTGAATCTTGAAAGCAAGCCATCAATGTTATACTGA